Sequence from the Phragmites australis chromosome 6, lpPhrAust1.1, whole genome shotgun sequence genome:
AATGGAAACAGATTCTGACTTGAATCTGCTGCGCCCACGCCAGAGCTATACCATGAAAGCAGGAAATACATTGGATGATGTCAGGTAGATATTttcttgacttcatttgcttcacCAGCAAATACTATTCaagctgaaattttgaaatatattcTGTTTTTTCTATAATATGCTCTCTTTGTTATGCATTGTGGAGTTCCACCAGATTTTGTATGCATTATGTGTAAAGTGAATCATATCCTGGTATTTTTCAAGTGTAACTAAATCACTGTATCACTCAACCCTGAAAAGATGTAGTTATTACTAATTCAAAGGACATCTACAAATCGTCTCACTATAACACATTGAGGCTTATCAAAATTCTCGTACTGCTTGTTGTGCAGACTTCATCATCCAATTCTACTGGCACAGTGGCAGGAAGGAGTAACACGTGTTGATCTGGCCAAAGGATTCTCTTTCGAGGAATTGATGAAGGTGCGCAAAATCTAGTCATTGTGATGGAAACTTATACCAAATGCTCCAGATGCTGTATTTTTCATATTATTCATGTGATCTTGTCCCTTTGCTGTTTGAGTTGTTTAGAATTAAACTTAAACATCAAAGATCTCGGTCCGTATCTTGGTGCTGAATGTAGTATTAGAGAGATTGAGGTACTTGCTCATATAAAGTACTGTTGCTGAGCTGAAATTAGAAATGATGTCGATTCCTTGCTAGTAGACAAGTCTCTGTCTCTTACTCACCACCATCTTTCCTGAATCTTGATTAATAAATAAGGCTTACACTAAAGGATTGGAGTAACTATCTGTGCTGAATGCTCCCTACTGGTGTGTGTTGTCTATGTTACATTCACATATTATCACACAAGAATGAACAAAACTATTACTTGAGGTTTTGCTGTATAAAAGCACAAAAAAGCTTGATTTGCAGTTTAGGACCACATGGTGATTCTTCAGTTCTGATGTGTATTTGATCATCTACGTTTCTGTCTTTGACATTTCTATATCATGCCAAACTACagtattatgaaaccaacaatcTATGTATTATGATGAACTTTTACATATTGCTAGTTACTGCATGCTGAAGTGATCATGCAGCAACAAAATATCTTAGAATGGTGTCATAGACTGTGGACCAGAGAGAACATGTTCCATGAGTCCTTTTACCTTGTAAGTTGCCTCCACAAAAGAACTTACCGTTCTATTATGGAAATGCAACTGTCAAAACATTACAGAAACATTTTTTTCAACAACATATGCAGATTTTAGACTTATGTGAACACAAATGTCAAAACTGAATGAGAATCGTTGATTGTATCGCTATTCACTAATGTTGCTTGATCAAATATTCAGGTTTATTCACATGCTTGCTTCACACTTATGTTCTGTTTTACAATTGAGAGGTTCATTTTTATTCATGGCATATTTTATCAGCGATTGGCTCCATGATTTTACTTTTTAGCTATGCCTTGCTAAACATGTTAACGATGGATTAGCTGCATTTCATGTTGCACCGAAGATCTGTTAACTGTTGTCACTCATCCCATACTTTCCTTTCCTTCCCATCTGTGTGGTCAGTTTATGCTTCCTGACCATATTATGTTCTGTGGTGGACCGTTTCTTCTTAAAATTGACAGTTTGCTATTGATTCTTTTCACACACAAGTAATTCCAATTTTTTATTCGATCTgatttttatggagggttatAGCTAAGTTCGTTTTCTAATGTAATCAACAGTGTGGCGGGAACCTTACTATGCTTGCTCAGCGCTTTCTACATGAGGTGGCATTTAAGCTCTGGAAAGCACCTAAATATGGAGCTTGATTCGCTCTGAGGCTATCCTCTTCTGTTGACAAGGCACTGGAGAATAAAAAAAGGGTGATGGGTGAGTTTTCGTTCTCAAGTGAAAACAGCGAATAATGCAAAGACACAATTGAGTTTTGAAGTGAATTGTACTCTCCAAGGATCCTAATTTGATAACGGACATCTGCTAACACTGAGCTGCTACCATTACTAATTATTTAGTCAATGGAGATCAGTAGCATGACAATCTGATGTTTTCCATTGGAAAAGTTTCCCAGAGCTTTTGTGAAATGTTTCCCTGTCTGTGCAACCCTTTGTTTGAAACGTTTCTAATGCAGTAGCTGTTCTTGCTTTGAGCTCAGTATCCGACTATATGCCATGCATCCATCGTTGTGATCTTGATGTTGTTCATGCAAATAGTGCGGGCGGAGCATTATCTGCAGATAAGGGAATAACAGAATGGATTCTCCAGAGTAATAAAGGCAGTCTTTATTTTGGCTGTTGAGTTTATCAATAATAACCACTTTATTTGTTTCTTCTGACCAGTGTCATTTGTCGGTTTCGCTTTCAAGATTGTGCTTTTCAAGAATCACTAGTAACAGGTTGTATCCCTGATTTCATCTGGTTCTGGTTCTGAACCCATCGCATGTGCATTTTTATTTCCTAATGGCCATCATCTGATTCCGAAGTCTGAACTGTTGCGTTGCTACTTGCTAGTAGGTAGAATGGGCAGGACGCGTCTGTCCAACACATATGACAGATTTATTTCCTAATAATGATCGTCATCTGACACGACAGAGTTTGTGCACATGTGCACAACACGTACGacaaatgcatgcttgtcaagTAGAGGTACCAGCGAAAATCTGCAGTTTTTTTAGATGTTTGGGCTGCATACATAGCTGGTCGTTTGCACGTCGCATTAGTTAAAGTGGTTAACCTACACCGTGCCCAGCAACTAAAAAAGCGTGGTCCGTGCAACGCAATTAGTCCTGTACAGTACTATACTGGTAATCTTAAACCATAACTAAttccattaaaaaaacatattccCTCGGTTCAAGAATAAAGTCGTTCAAAaatataaaacgtattttatttcaaaaatatcaaaCTTCATAATGTTTGAAcgacaattaatcaaattatgtaCATGtttaatatacaaaatttatttcaataaatttgtattttaaaatactttaaatATGATGTTGATTCTATAGCAGTTGATAACATGGAGAAATTAACGGTCAAAAGTTTTACTTTTAATGATCATTTCAAAACAAAACACATCAAATATTCTGGAACGGAGGAGTAATTAATTCGATCGAGTCAATCAGGAAGGCATACGATAAGCAGCTCGCTGTTGTCGGTTGCATGGGTGGTGTCATCTCATCTACCCACGAAACCGATCGATTGCATGGAACCTTAAATAAATCGTCACACTGACACGACTGCTATATTTGATTAGTGCTCAGTAGTAAAGACAAAAAgatttttatttattctttTCGGCTGCAGAAGGCGCGGAAAAGAGTAGTTCCGGCGTGCACGCATGGGGCGGTGGTTCACTGATCGTTGTCCTCCGGTCCAGTCCCTGGTATGGAAACCAGTTAAACAACCACTTGGTCATGCTGGAGCTGGGCTCGTTCCTAGCAATCTCGATCAGTTCCCCATGTGATGGATAGCCCGTTTTAATACGGTTTCCTATGCTCCTGAAATAAATTTGAAAGAGAACTAAGGTTATGATTGGCATAGCTGTACTCCAGTATAATCTACTTTCTGTAGAatcctataaaaatatattctatttttttaattgtacaGTTTATTCTCAGAATCTGTATATTATAATTTTCTATAGAATCCTATTATTTGATACAGCTTCTATAGAATCCTCCAAAATACACAAATAGAAAATATGCCAAACAAAACATAAGCCTTACATGGTTAATCTAGGTGATTATACCCCACCCACTAGGGATCTAACACTGGGTTTGCTCTTTGTGTAGGCAACATACCATTGAGATAACGAAATATATATAGTGATCTTGTCAATCTTTAAGCTTCGTATCTTTAGTTTTCAGTAAACGTTATGTGAGTGCGTGTACGTGATAGTGTTAGTGTGTGTACGTCTACATGTTGTACTgagattttaaaaaatgaattttaagaaatgaattttaaaatttagaaGGGTATTGTTAGCAAGGCCACTAGATCAACAGATGGGAGAAGCATGGTCACACAATTACTCATATCAACCACAAGTGTAATAAGGTTCTGTTTAGTATAACTTTTGCTTGTACATTCTGTAGTATTTCGTAGAAACTATATCAAATGATAGGATTCTACAACATATTATAAAtaattagattttgataataaatTGTACAATCCGAAGAAGCGAAATCTACTTTTCAAATAATTCTCTAGAAAGCGGATGGTGCAGAAATTCAATATGTGCCGAATAGAACTTCCTATCGGAACTATGGATCACGGATGAATACACCCAAACAGAGTTTGGCAGTCAAAGGGAGATTGGAAAATGCACTTTACTTTATAACACGGATGATCGCCGGGGGCGACGGCGTGACGCGCGGAGGGGCAATTTGCCATAGTTTGGCCCACTAATCCACGAGCAACACCTGCAATCACACGCTTTACTTTTTAGCTTTAGGAATGGAATCTATCCAGCGTCGTCTTCCTTCCTTAACCGGCTTGGCCACGGCATGCACATAGGTTGGTGGCACATGCGTGGAAGCCGAGGCTGCCGGCCGGCAGGCGAGAGGGACGGCGGGCCGGCCACCGACATGACCGGCAAGACAGTACGCACGCCGAGGCCGATGGAGTTGTTCGGTTGACCTGTATTTTTTCTGAACAAATGTCGGTGACCTGTATCAttattcattcattcatcaGAACCTGAGTTCATCCAGTCGTAATCATGCCTTCATCTCCGAGCCTTGTTGGCATTTCAGTTCGGCGAAATATGGAATGCTTTATGGAAACTTTATTGGAACTTTATGGAGACATCTCcatctgcaaatgcaataagTCGTGACGGCCAGAGTTCCATCGCTGAGAAAGCGTACATTCATATGAGCTTTCTTCCTGCATCTTCCTACTCGCTGGCTCCGTGACGAGTGAAACGTGTCACTCGTGGCACCTATCGCCACCCGGTTAGGTTTTATTACGCTGTCCACATGTACATTcgcacgaagaagaagaaggaaacaTGGTTCATGAAGAAAGCATTCTACTGCAACTTTcgcaagaacaagaagaaaaaaaaagagaaatatgaTTAATGAAAAAAGCATCCTACTGTAACAGTGCGCTTGGAAGAAGAACTAGGAAGAGGAAAAAATACAGTGATAGTTTTATTCTTCGTCGACGTAAGTAAATATGTAGCTAGGAATATGGAAAATTGTATTTTTGGAATTTGTAATAATGCGATGGGCGAACGACCGGAATTGAACCCGCGCATGGTGGATTCACAATCCATTGCCTTGATCCACTTGGCTACATCCGCCCATCGATTcaacctctgataaaaaaaatagacctTAAGGAGCTGACAAGTGACATTTCTGTCTCAATTGAAGTCAACCTTACTATACTTGCTTGTAGGAGATCATCGCTCAGAAGGACGTTCTTTCGCTAGAAAAACAAGAGTTAAGATCACCCACGAAAAGGTCAGAACTCTTGATCTAGCCCCACTTTCTATAGCTATTTATCGACATGTTGTTTCAAATGTCCTTGAAAAGGCCTACACACATACCCTGCCACTCGATGTAGGTTTTACCAACGATGTGTAGTGGGTTTGTTCAGTAGATCCTTCCCAAAATCGCCTGGATCAACGAAAGATCTGGATAGCGCTAGGTTGTGATACCGATGTCTCATTTTACTCATATACATCCGATAGTGAAGGTCATGAAGTTTGAACAGCCTTACTTAATCCTGGTTCGGTAACCTTTCTAGCGCCCAGGTATCCATGACATGTAGACAGAGGCTCACTTTATGTTGGATACTCCGAATAAAAGAAGAAGTAGTTAACTAATCATAGGTCTATACGTCAGATCTCCTTGCGTAGTGGTTAAGGCCAGACGGATTACTGAAATGTAGTTTTACTAACGTTTCCTCATTGACTACGAGAGTTTGTGGTGTGGATCGATGCCTCCTGCTTCATCTGGTAAAAAAGAGTCATAGATATGCCTGTAATTAGAAGGAAGAACCGCTATAAAAATCTTCCTCGTGTATCGTCTGGACATGAGAACTTTTCATCATTCGGCTCTAGCAATCAGAATCAATTGGTAAGGGGTCGACGATTACAGGAATTGCTTAAACAATCCCAATCAAACCCTCTCCCAGTGGAAGAGCATGTAGCTACTATTTATACAGGAACGAGagcaaaaaattaataaaagaaTTTTGTTATCTAGTTAttagctaaaaaaatatatattaaaataaaaagattGAATTATTTTACTTTCTATTCATTTTTGTATTTCTTTATGTTAAAATGAAATAGCTCTCTTGTTTCGTAACTAATTGATTGAATTCCAAAGAAAACCTATATTTATAGGATTTTCTCGAATATTCCTTACTtcatataaaaagaaaatcctaatGACTAGAATTATCTACGTTTTAGAATGTCTTGTTTAAGAGACtaagtatatttttattttgattggAATTCAATTATGAAATACTTCATTAactatttgaattttatcttctttttatcTCCCCATCTTATATGAGGGCTTTCCTTATTTACTTTATTTAATAGAAGAGCAACTTCTTGAAGTGAATGATCGGAATTCAGagaagatagagagagaaagtcAATTTTTGGCTTCTTTTTTGCGGCGGGGGCTTCCATTCACCAGCGCACACTACATACACGTGCTCTCTAACCGTGCCAGATAGTCACCCATCACACGGCTCTCAAACCCAACCTCGCCGTGGGCCGTCGCAAGGAAAACTATTCATGTTGTCGGTGGCTGATGACGTGCTTGTTGCTAGCGCCAGATTGCGACCGGACGGAGGTTCCCGGACAGATCACTCCCTGTTTTGACATGGTCGTGAGTGGTGACCAGCTGACCTATTGTCCCGGCCATGCCGTCAGCTCCATTGCCAGCTTAGTGAAGTCTAGACTACTTACGCTCTAGCTGTGGTGTCTCCGTCGGTTTGCAGTTAATTTCTAGTACTGGAGGTGGCTGATAATTGAGATACTACCTGTTTGAATTGTCGTCTGATCTCTTCACCCAAATCATTCGCGAACCAGTCGGTTTCCGATCGGTGCCCCGGTTTTGCATCTGCCCGAGGGCAAACGGAAAGTCTCGTCCCGTTCCTTTCTAGCTGCACTCTAGGTTACTCATCAGTCACTACTCAACATCTGCAAAGCACAGCACGTTACAGTTGATGTTTGATCTCCGAGAGAAGGAAGAGATCTTCGAAGAGTCGTACGAAACAATTCAATTTCATGTGTATTTCACGACATACTACTAACAACTACacatgtaaaattaatttagGATATAGCAATCCGAGAAAATCCAGAAGACTAATGATTgaagattgaatgtattttaaaaatatctagaagataaatattaaatacatttttaaatatgtagaagataaatattaaatgttcagatataaaagaaaaaataataagatagtaattttttttaaaaacgagATTCAACTTTACACAATAAATATTTGATTAACTTACAGTAAAGATAGATCAAAACTGACAACTTATGAATTTTACAGAGTAAAGATAAGACAATAAGCTCCCGTGGATTGAGATCCAACGGCCGAGATCTGTCCTTCCTTGGGCTAGGTGAGCATGGAAGCTTCTAGTTCCCACCACTCCGCCATTTCTTATAGTATCTCGGAGTAGCTGGCAGTCCGGCGGCGTCGCAGTTCGACAAAAGGGACGCGTTGACCAAGCGTTGCAGATGAGCCAAACTTTCTCCGGGGAGGAAGAACCGGCGCCTTGGATCAGCGCGTGCGCGAATCACGCCGCGACTCCGTCTGCTCCCCCACGGAGGCAGCTCGAACGAAGCAGCAGCGCCGCATCCCGCGTTGCCATCCTGCCGAACCATGACTCGACGCGGGAGAAGCCCCGGCTGGACGGCGAAGTCGCAGccctcgtcttcttcctccgtcTCCCCGTCTGCTGATGCAATGCACGTCGCCGTCGTCGTGTTAGGTGCGGTCCGTTGGCGTGGACGCGTGGTGCTCTGCTCGATTGGCCGAGCAAACTAGGCTTCGGTCAGTTCGTGCCGGCCCCTGCCACTAACTCACCAATCATGGATGGCAGAGATCATCATGTCTCAAACCTGAAAACCCTTCGTTGCAGTATCCAGTATGGTTGCCTACTTGTCTTACCTCCTAATGCATAAACGATTTTGCTTGTTTGGCGAAACTATCTTGATTGTTTGCGTCAATTTTTGTGGCAGATACAGATAACCAGATATCCACAACAATGGCTGAACTGCCAAGATTGAGAAGAGCAATGGGAGATAAGAGGTGAATGTCCACATACGCTTGATTATCCTTGCTAGCAGTACAGTACTACTTTACACATTGGCATTATATAATGCAACCCGTAATCACAAAAGGGTATAAATTAAACAATGGGCTGGCCTCTGTAACAACACACGTTCTTGTTTGTTCATCtttatgcaacaaaacaatggATCAAATGAATCTCgctaaaagaagaagaaatgaggGAAATTGAGTCAAGCGAGCAAAAGGCACATGGAATAGATACACCAACCTATCTACCTCCCACCTTCAGGCCGGGCAGTTGGAGCTCACGGTCATGGCAACCGGTTGCGCGCCTCCTGCAGGGTGCTCCTGAACTTGTCCAGATCCATCCGGATGTTCTGCTTGTCCAGGTACGCCGTCTTGAGCGCGTCCCAGCCCAGCTTGTGCACGGCGAATGGGTCGGTGAGCACCTGGTGATTCCTCGGGTACTGGTCGATCAGAGAGCTCTCCTCCAGCTGTACGTTGTAGTCCATGTAGTTCACCTCCATGTCCTTGGCCGGGTCCTTGAACGTCACCCTCGTCAGCCACTCCAGGCCGCCGAACGGCACCACCTGGATCAGCACGGCGCCGCGGGGCAGGAACACCATGTTGGTCAGCCCGGCGCCGTGCACGCCGATCATCACGTCGGCCGAGTTCACCAGCCGCGCGAAGGTGGCCATGTCCGTGTGCTGGTCGGGCTCAGCGATGCGCACGTCGAAgcccgcggcggtggcggcctcCGCCATCTCCCGCTCGTTAAGGAACCGGCGCGAGTTGCGGCGGGAGATGATGAGCAGCCGGGGCTTGCCGTGGCCCGTCGCGCCGCCGCGAGACGCCGCCGCGCGCTCCAACCCGAAAGCGTGCCGCAGGGTGCGCTTGAAGTCGACCACCGAGACGTGGCCCGGTGACTTGGCCGGGTTCACGCCCATGTCCTTGTGGAAGGTGGCGCCGACCACGATCCGGGGGAAGCAGTGCACGTCCTGGTCGTTGTCGACGTCGATGACGTCGTAATTGGTGAGCTGCCGGAAGAAGGGGCTGAACTTGCCCACCCACCATGGCTTCATCCCGCTGAGCAGGAACTGCACCTTGCCCTTGAACTGGTGCGTGCTGATGAAGAGCGGGACCAGCACGTCGGTGTAGTCGTGGTACAGGTTGCCGGAGAAGCCTCCGTTGGAGAAGAGGAAGCCCGGCACCGAGTGGTTCTTGGTGCacgccggcgccgtgtccccgccggcggcgaacggctTGAGGGTGTACTCGCGGACGTAGGCCATGGCGACGGGGTCGTGGTACCGCGCGTACGGCTTGGTCTTCCACTCCTTGTCCATCCCGCTGACGTAGATGGTGGACTTGTTCCCGTCCACACGAATGTCACCGGACGCGTCGCACCGCTCCGAACGCTTGCTCGTCATGTAGCACGTCgacttccccttccccttccccttcttgCCGCGGCCAGCGGCGGTCACGGCGGCCGGCTTGGTCACCGCAGGCGCCGTGGTGgtcacctcctcctcgtcctcctcctcctctaatacaaccaagaaaagaaaaagaagcaatTTTTCAGCACAAATCGCAATTCTGGGAGCTCGATTCGGGAAGCAGAGCAGGGCGAGCGGTCACCTCCCGGCGTCCTGGCCGGCGACTGCTCCGTCTCCATCCTGATGCTGGAGTTCATCTGCTCCTGGAGCTGGTCCTCAGCCTTGCCTGCGGCCACGCCCACAGCAGCAAGCAACATGAGCAAGGCAGCTCCCCAACACACGACACGGGTCAAGAAAGCAGAGTCGTCACCGGGCACATACCGAAGGGGGTGGCGCAGTATCTGGCCTTGACGATGCTGAGGACGCAGAGGGAGAGCAGCATGGCGCCGATGATGACGCCGTTGCTCACCCGCCGTGGCTCCTGCCGGCTCCGCAGCGACGACTTCatcttcccctccctcctccggTTCCTCCCCTTGCTGCCGCAGCCTGCCTCCCCCTCCTCGGCCCAGATCTGGTGCGACTGCCTGCTCGCCTTGCCCAAAGCAGCCCCCTTTCGTTACTCTTCTCCTCGGCTCggaaggaaaggagagaggagagggagcgagCTGGCTGGCTGGGAATGCGAAGGAAGTCTCGAGATGCTATGTTTCGCTCGAGTGTTTAAACTTATGCTGCTGCCAAGCTGGATCTGAGAGCGTATTTGCCAATTAAACAAGGCCCTAATGGAGAGCTGCCTGCGCTGATGC
This genomic interval carries:
- the LOC133922708 gene encoding alpha-1,3-arabinosyltransferase XAT3-like isoform X2; this encodes MKSSLRSRQEPRRVSNGVIIGAMLLSLCVLSIVKARYCATPFEEEEDEEEVTTTAPAVTKPAAVTAAGRGKKGKGKGKSTCYMTSKRSERCDASGDIRVDGNKSTIYVSGMDKEWKTKPYARYHDPVAMAYVREYTLKPFAAGGDTAPACTKNHSVPGFLFSNGGFSGNLYHDYTDVLVPLFISTHQFKGKVQFLLSGMKPWWVGKFSPFFRQLTNYDVIDVDNDQDVHCFPRIVVGATFHKDMGVNPAKSPGHVSVVDFKRTLRHAFGLERAAASRGGATGHGKPRLLIISRRNSRRFLNEREMAEAATAAGFDVRIAEPDQHTDMATFARLVNSADVMIGVHGAGLTNMVFLPRGAVLIQVVPFGGLEWLTRVTFKDPAKDMEVNYMDYNVQLEESSLIDQYPRNHQVLTDPFAVHKLGWDALKTAYLDKQNIRMDLDKFRSTLQEARNRLP
- the LOC133922708 gene encoding alpha-1,3-arabinosyltransferase XAT3-like isoform X1 — its product is MKSSLRSRQEPRRVSNGVIIGAMLLSLCVLSIVKARYCATPFGKAEDQLQEQMNSSIRMETEQSPARTPGEEEEDEEEVTTTAPAVTKPAAVTAAGRGKKGKGKGKSTCYMTSKRSERCDASGDIRVDGNKSTIYVSGMDKEWKTKPYARYHDPVAMAYVREYTLKPFAAGGDTAPACTKNHSVPGFLFSNGGFSGNLYHDYTDVLVPLFISTHQFKGKVQFLLSGMKPWWVGKFSPFFRQLTNYDVIDVDNDQDVHCFPRIVVGATFHKDMGVNPAKSPGHVSVVDFKRTLRHAFGLERAAASRGGATGHGKPRLLIISRRNSRRFLNEREMAEAATAAGFDVRIAEPDQHTDMATFARLVNSADVMIGVHGAGLTNMVFLPRGAVLIQVVPFGGLEWLTRVTFKDPAKDMEVNYMDYNVQLEESSLIDQYPRNHQVLTDPFAVHKLGWDALKTAYLDKQNIRMDLDKFRSTLQEARNRLP